One window of the Lacerta agilis isolate rLacAgi1 chromosome 17, rLacAgi1.pri, whole genome shotgun sequence genome contains the following:
- the LOC117061721 gene encoding peptidyl-prolyl cis-trans isomerase FKBP2-like isoform X4, which yields MQVSQGATLLALALCAVFSLVLGTEGKRKLQIGVKKRVDNCPIKSRKGDVLHMHYTGKLEDGTEFDSSLTRDQPFIFSLGTGQVIKGWDQGLLGMCEGEKRKLVIPSELGYGDRGAPPKIPGGATLIFEVELLKIERRQEL from the exons ATGCAGGTGAGCCAGGGAGCAACGTTACTCGCTCTGGCGCTGTGTGCAGTCTTCTCGCTAGTGCTGGGCACGGAAGGCAAACGGAAGCTCCAGATTGGGGTCAAGAAGCGGGTGGACAACTGCCCCATCAAGTCCCGCAAGGGTGATGTGCTCCACATGCATTATACG GGCAAGCTGGAGGATGGGACAGAGTTCGACAGCAGCCTGACTCGTGATCAGCCGTTTATCTTCTCCTTGGGGACTGGACAAGTCATTAAAGGCTGGGATCAGGGCCTGCTTGG GATGTGCGAGGGTGAGAAGAGAAAGCTGGTCATTCCTTCTGAGCTGG GTTATGGGGACCGGGGAGCGCCACCCAAAATCCCAG GTGGCGCAACCTTAATATTTGAAGTTGAGCTGCTGAAGATTGAGCGAAGGCAGGAATTATAG
- the LOC117061721 gene encoding peptidyl-prolyl cis-trans isomerase FKBP2-like isoform X2, which produces MGASWVWGPPRQRELGEPGPPSARLREEQPSSEAGEESFVVRGGLRVLRGCGRERKGRPQRGAYAMQVSQGATLLALALCAVFSLVLGTEGKRKLQIGVKKRVDNCPIKSRKGDVLHMHYTGKLEDGTEFDSSLTRDQPFIFSLGTGQVIKGWDQGLLGMCEGEKRKLVIPSELGYGDRGAPPKIPGGATLIFEVELLKIERRQEL; this is translated from the exons ATGGGGGCCTCGTGGGTTTGGGGGCCCCCCAGGCAGCGGGAGCTTGGAGAGCCTGGGCCGCCCTCCGCCCGGCTCAGGGAGGAGCAGCCAAGCAGCGAGGCAGGAGAAGAGAGCTTCGTGGTGCGTGGGGGTCTGCGAGTCCTGCGTGGCTGTGGCCGTGAAAGGAAAGGGCGTCCCCAAAGAG GAGCTTATGCGATGCAGGTGAGCCAGGGAGCAACGTTACTCGCTCTGGCGCTGTGTGCAGTCTTCTCGCTAGTGCTGGGCACGGAAGGCAAACGGAAGCTCCAGATTGGGGTCAAGAAGCGGGTGGACAACTGCCCCATCAAGTCCCGCAAGGGTGATGTGCTCCACATGCATTATACG GGCAAGCTGGAGGATGGGACAGAGTTCGACAGCAGCCTGACTCGTGATCAGCCGTTTATCTTCTCCTTGGGGACTGGACAAGTCATTAAAGGCTGGGATCAGGGCCTGCTTGG GATGTGCGAGGGTGAGAAGAGAAAGCTGGTCATTCCTTCTGAGCTGG GTTATGGGGACCGGGGAGCGCCACCCAAAATCCCAG GTGGCGCAACCTTAATATTTGAAGTTGAGCTGCTGAAGATTGAGCGAAGGCAGGAATTATAG
- the LOC117061721 gene encoding peptidyl-prolyl cis-trans isomerase FKBP2-like isoform X1: MWVQKEWYRDPAEASGQVWVPRKPARASDRMGLPWLQREASPQGKQREWKPESRGVSCSPERSQVWIPREKPAPAGGGPGDVWIHKVRDPSGAGIMWVWAKVTNCNEEDEAEETRVWTFRKEGPRKGGQGAYAMQVSQGATLLALALCAVFSLVLGTEGKRKLQIGVKKRVDNCPIKSRKGDVLHMHYTGKLEDGTEFDSSLTRDQPFIFSLGTGQVIKGWDQGLLGMCEGEKRKLVIPSELGYGDRGAPPKIPGGATLIFEVELLKIERRQEL; encoded by the exons ATGTGGGTCCAGAAGGAGTGGTACCGGGACCCTGCGGAGGCTTCTGGGCAGGTCTGGGTGCCCCGCAAGCCAGCCAGGGCCTCTGATAGGATGGGGCTGCCGTGGTTGCAACGGGAAGCCAGTCCCCAGGGGAAGCAGAGAGAGTGGAAGCCCGAATCTAGGGGTGTCAGTTGTTCCCCAGAACGCAGCCAGGTCTGGATCCCCCGAGAGAAGCCAGCTCCTGCGGGTGGGGGTCCTGGGGATGTCTGGATTCACAAGGTGAGGGATCCTTCTGGGGCTGGGATCATGTGGGTCTGGGCCAAGGTGACAAATTGTAATGAAGAAGATGAAGCAGAGGAGACCAGGGTTTGGACCTTCCGTAAGGAGGGCCCTAGGAAAGGGGGGCAAG GAGCTTATGCGATGCAGGTGAGCCAGGGAGCAACGTTACTCGCTCTGGCGCTGTGTGCAGTCTTCTCGCTAGTGCTGGGCACGGAAGGCAAACGGAAGCTCCAGATTGGGGTCAAGAAGCGGGTGGACAACTGCCCCATCAAGTCCCGCAAGGGTGATGTGCTCCACATGCATTATACG GGCAAGCTGGAGGATGGGACAGAGTTCGACAGCAGCCTGACTCGTGATCAGCCGTTTATCTTCTCCTTGGGGACTGGACAAGTCATTAAAGGCTGGGATCAGGGCCTGCTTGG GATGTGCGAGGGTGAGAAGAGAAAGCTGGTCATTCCTTCTGAGCTGG GTTATGGGGACCGGGGAGCGCCACCCAAAATCCCAG GTGGCGCAACCTTAATATTTGAAGTTGAGCTGCTGAAGATTGAGCGAAGGCAGGAATTATAG
- the VEGFB gene encoding vascular endothelial growth factor B codes for MNAPCGALQLLLATTLQLHYCAATTILPHPANEMEPVVEPVTEVVRFLEVFSRSACQAKETMVSLDKEYPDLVISHLIVPSCVSLKRCVGCCADESAQCMPSRTYTVAMEVLLLSKFQHSHLQQLTFEEHATCECRPKEVYRLPTHSPSCAPCPDRKKRVNPLTCECVCRRDSVRCQQRGWELNKATCRCVKHRRRSNRKAKA; via the exons ATGAACGCCCCCTGCGGTGCCCTTCAGCTCCTCTTGGCTACCACCTTGCAGCTGCACTACTGCGCCGCCACGACG ATTCTGCCGCATCCAGCTAATGAGATGGAACCAGTCGTAGAGCCAGTTACAGAAG TGGTGAGGTTCCTGGAGGTGTTCAGCCGCAGCGCCTGCCAGGCCAAGGAGACAATGGTATCTCTGGACAAGGAGTACCCGGACTTAGTCATCAGCCACCTCATTGTGCCCTCCTGCGTGTCTCTAAAGCGCTGTGTCGGCTGCTGCGCTGATGAATCGGCACAGTGTATGCCGTCCCGGACGTATACAGTGGCCATGGAG gtgttgttgctgAGCAAGTTCCAACACAGCCACTTGCAGCAGCTGACTTTTGAGGAGCACGCTACCTGTGAATGCAG ACCAAAGGAAGTTTATAGATTGCCCACGCACAG CCCGTCCTGCGCACCCTGTCCGGACAGGAAGAAGCGGGTCAACCCATTGACATGTGAATGCGTATGCAGGCGTGATTCCGTCCGCTGTCAGCAGCGTGGCTGGGAACTCAACAAGGCCACTTGCAG GTGTGTGAAACACCGCAGGCGATCCAACAGGAAAGCAAAAGCGTAG
- the LOC117061721 gene encoding peptidyl-prolyl cis-trans isomerase FKBP2-like isoform X3 — protein MWEILSRGLGSTGGRGEQRDLAGLFLGWQQPSILERIWSGVAAAATRGGSRVQGASGHTGAYAMQVSQGATLLALALCAVFSLVLGTEGKRKLQIGVKKRVDNCPIKSRKGDVLHMHYTGKLEDGTEFDSSLTRDQPFIFSLGTGQVIKGWDQGLLGMCEGEKRKLVIPSELGYGDRGAPPKIPGGATLIFEVELLKIERRQEL, from the exons ATGTGGGAGATCCTGTCTAGAGGACTAGGGAGtacaggagggaggggggagcagagagaCCTTGCTGGATTATTCCTGGGGTGGCAACAGCCCAGTATCCTTGAGAGAATCTGGAGTGGGGTGGCGGCGGCTGCCACCAGGGGAGGGAGCAGAGTCCAAGGCGCCTCCGGCCACACGG GAGCTTATGCGATGCAGGTGAGCCAGGGAGCAACGTTACTCGCTCTGGCGCTGTGTGCAGTCTTCTCGCTAGTGCTGGGCACGGAAGGCAAACGGAAGCTCCAGATTGGGGTCAAGAAGCGGGTGGACAACTGCCCCATCAAGTCCCGCAAGGGTGATGTGCTCCACATGCATTATACG GGCAAGCTGGAGGATGGGACAGAGTTCGACAGCAGCCTGACTCGTGATCAGCCGTTTATCTTCTCCTTGGGGACTGGACAAGTCATTAAAGGCTGGGATCAGGGCCTGCTTGG GATGTGCGAGGGTGAGAAGAGAAAGCTGGTCATTCCTTCTGAGCTGG GTTATGGGGACCGGGGAGCGCCACCCAAAATCCCAG GTGGCGCAACCTTAATATTTGAAGTTGAGCTGCTGAAGATTGAGCGAAGGCAGGAATTATAG